The following are encoded in a window of Amaranthus tricolor cultivar Red isolate AtriRed21 chromosome 2, ASM2621246v1, whole genome shotgun sequence genomic DNA:
- the LOC130805019 gene encoding E3 ubiquitin-protein ligase RING1-like: protein MSSAGVAIAASQSYFCYQCNRTVTLTPLPNSDLSCPNCSGGFLEEFESNNQFHPNPNPNIGRYILSPDFPDSFFSPSITTVRRGPVVISSSTIDFENPRSFSRFFSPTPTSPSGFNAFDFLQNYLQNLGGNGANLQFVVENDMAESNFRIPQNFGDYFLGPGLEQLIQQLAENDPNRYGTPPASKQAIDDLPDVVISKNLVNSESNSCAVCMNEFELALKVKQMPCKHLYHSDCLVPWLQLHNSCPVCRFELPTDDPDYENRRTRGEQGQGSVPSSEGGNAGVQGGNRSGERRFRISLPWPFRGLGNSGGTSDSGSSSGVQQGGNDGRSEPRQESLD, encoded by the coding sequence ATGTCGTCCGCCGGCGTCGCAATCGCAGCATCGCAATCTTATTTCTGCTATCAATGCAATCGCACCGTAACCCTAACTCCGCTACCCAATTCTGATCTTTCTTGCCCCAATTGCAGCGGGGGTTTTCTTGAAGAATTCGAATCTAATAACCAATTCCAtccaaaccctaaccctaacatTGGTCGTTATATCTTATCGCCCGACTTTCCCGATTCTTTCTTTTCTCCATCCATCACTACTGTTAGGCGTGGGCCAGTTGTTATCTCTTCCTCAACAATCGATTTCGAAAACCCTAGAAGTTTTTCTCGTTTTTTCTCTCCCACTCCAACTTCTCCTTCGGGGTTTAATGCTTTCGATTTTCTCCAGAACTACCTCCAGAATCTTGGCGGTAATGGTGCGAATTTACAATTCGTTGTTGAAAATGATATGGCTGAATCGAATTTTAGAATTCCTCAAAATTTTGGAGATTACTTTTTGGGGCCGGGTTTGGAGCAATTGATTCAACAGCTTGCTGAGAATGATCCAAATCGATATGGGACTCCACCGGCTTCGAAACAAGCCATTGATGATCTACCTGATGTTGTGATCAGTAAGAATTTAGTGAATTCGGAGTCGAATTCGTGTGCTGTGTGTATGAATGAGTTTGAATTGGCTTTGAAAGTGAAACAGATGCCTTGTAAGCATTTATATCATTCTGATTGTTTGGTTCCTTGGCTTCAGCTGCATAATTCTTGTCCTGTTTGCCGGTTTGAGTTACCTACTGATGATCCTGATTACGAGAACCGAAGAACGAGAGGTGAACAGGGTCAGGGTTCCGTTCCATCATCGGAGGGTGGGAATGCTGGAGTTCAGGGAGGAAATCGGAGTGGCGAAAGGAGGTTTCGAATTTCGTTGCCGTGGCCGTTTAGAGGGCTCGGTAATTCTGGAGGGACCAGTGATAGTGGATCCAGTTCAGGGGTTCAGCAAGGTGGTAATGATGGGCGTTCGGAGCCAAGGCAGGAAAGCTTGGATTAA